From one Rhodamnia argentea isolate NSW1041297 chromosome 1, ASM2092103v1, whole genome shotgun sequence genomic stretch:
- the LOC115757195 gene encoding LOW QUALITY PROTEIN: polygalacturonase 1 beta-like protein 1 (The sequence of the model RefSeq protein was modified relative to this genomic sequence to represent the inferred CDS: deleted 1 base in 1 codon) codes for MLVRVNPVDPLSLLCCCFFLLLLSLLSVDLAGAGGASDSPFAPRAYLLRYWNKEIANALPKPAFLLSKASPLGAVDAAAFAKLAAKGSLADHLPAFCAAARLLCFPELGPSLEKHPTDANFAVYSNKNFSNYGTDRLGGLDSFKNYSDGENVPIDTFRRYSHDSSGHGDQFANYGPDGNVVDQSFNSYGGGTTGGTGEFKNYNPDVNVPNLNFNNYGSDANGRAQTFAAYTGSTNAGSESFSSYGKNGNGAPNKFTEYASDSNVINSGFNGYGQGGNGANNTFTNYGNNGNVPENDFKSYGDGGNGISDGFANYRDQSNVGDDSFESYAKNSNSAKVNFANYGKSFNEGTDKFSGYGQGAKGQAIGFKTYGVNNTFKDYRKTGVTFAQYANATGVAAAGDGDRGRAVNRWVEPGKFFRESMLKRGTVMPMPDIRDKMPQRSFLPRTISSKLPFSTSKLAELKRIFHARDNSSMEAMMADALAECERAPSAGETKRCVGSIEDMIDFATSILGRNVAARSTESTAGSRHDVMVGTVQGINGGKVTKSVSCHQTLFPYLLYYCHSVPKVRVYEADLLDPKTKLKINHGVAICHVDTSAWSATHGAFLVLGSRPGQIEVCHWIFENDLTWTIAD; via the exons GGGGCCTCCGACAGCCCGTTCGCCCCCAGGGCGTACCTCCTCCGGTACTGGAACAAGGAGATCGCCAACGCCCTCCCCAAGCCCGCGTTCCTGCTCTCCAAGGCCTCACCGCTCGGAGCCGTCGACGCCGCCGCCTTTGCCAAGCTCGCCGCCAAGGGCTCCCTAGCGGACCACCTCCCGGCCTTCTGCGCCGCCGCCCGGCTGCTCTGCTTCCCGGAACTCGGCCCGAGCCTCGAGAAGCACCCGACCGACGCCAACTTCGCCGTCTACAGCAACAAGAACTTCTCCAACTACGGCACCGACCGGCTCGGCGGCCTCGACTCGTTCAAGAACTACTCCGACGGCGAGAACGTCCCCATCGACACCTTCCGCCGGTACAGCCACGACTCCTCCGGCCACGGCGACCAGTTCGCCAACTACGGCCCCGATGGCAATGTGGTCGACCAGAGCTTCAACAGCTACGGCGGGGGCACCACCGGGGGGACGGGCGAGTTCAAGAACTACAACCCCGACGTCAACGTGCCCAACCTCAACTTCAACAATTACGGCTCCGACGCCAACGGCCGGGCCCAGACGTTCGCCGCCTACACCGGCAGCACCAACGCTGGCTCCGAGAGCTTCAGCAGCTATGGCAAGAATGGTAACGGGGCTCCGAACAAGTTCACCGAGTATGCCTCCGACTCCAACGTCATCAACTCGGGATTCAACGGCTACGGCCAGGGCGGCAACGGCGCAAACAACACCTTCACGAACTACGGCAACAACGGGAATGTCCCGGAGAACGACTTTAAGAGCTATGGCGACGGAGGGAACGGGATCAGCGACGGATTCGCGAATTACAGAGACCAGTCCAATGTGGGCGACGATTCGTTCGAGTCGTACGCCAAGAACTCGAACTCGGCGAAGGTCAATTTCGCGAATTACGGCAAGTCCTTCAACGAAGGCACGGACAAGTTCAGCGGTTACGGTCAGGGCGCGAAGGGGCAGGCGATTGGGTTCAAGACCTACGGCGTCAACAACACCTTCAAGGATTACCGCAAGACCGGCGTCACCTTCGCCCAGTACGCGAACGCCACTGGGGTAGCGGCGGCGGGCGATGGCGAT CGCGGCAGAGCTGTGAATAGGTGGGTGGAGCCAGGCAAGTTCTTCAGGGAATCGATGCTGAAGAGAGGGACGGTGATGCCAATGCCGGACATTAGGGATAAAATGCCCCAAAGGTCGTTTTTGCCCCGTACAATCTCGTCCAAATTACCCTTTTCGACCTCGAAGCTCGCGGAGCTGAAGCGGATCTTCCATGCGCGGGACAACTCGTCGATGGAGGCGATGATGGCCGACGCGCTGGCGGAGTGTGAGCGGGCGCCCAGCGCCGGGGAGACCAAGCGGTGCGTGGGGTCCATCGAGGACATGATCGACTTCGCCACGTCGATCCTAGGCCGCAACGTCGCGGCCCGGTCCACGGAGAGCACAGCCGGGTCAAGGCACGATGTCATGGTTGGGACGGTCCAGGGGATCAACGGCGGGAAGGTGACCAAGTCCGTGTCGTGCCACCAGACCCTCTTCCCCTACCTGCTCTACTATTGCCACTCGGTCCCCAAGGTCCGCGTCTACGAGGCGGATCTGCTCGATCCCAAGACCAAGCTCAAGATCAACCATGGCGTGGCGATCTGCCACGTCGACACATCGGCGTGGAGCGCCACCCACGGGGCGTTCTTGGTCTTGGGGTCGCGGCCGGGCCAGATCGAGGTCTGCCATTGGATCTTCGAGAATGACCTGACTTGGACGATCGCCGACTGA